From one Montipora capricornis isolate CH-2021 chromosome 10, ASM3666992v2, whole genome shotgun sequence genomic stretch:
- the LOC138021854 gene encoding contactin-associated protein like 5-3-like, which produces MLLTAMKPVVFALLLVAFSARIAKAWLQSNPGKKQHNSMAFGSFQPYYYHSLTATKIVTSKAEDELSCAFTCIGEPKCFSFNFAAYPDSQGLYPCELLDNDMFQAKANILSNASFHHFSPPQSPCHNHSCQNESECVPDFEENSYRCKCHPGFVGLHCERKGKSCSEIKSHNPEATSGSYAIDPDGEGGCEPLDVFCNMSENNGIGVTVIGHDSENRTLVNGLENRGSYRKTIQYSGVSSSCFSQLFNLTRESSHCEQFIKYECYHSVLLYNGAPYGWWESHDHGKMNYWGGAGPVDSYKCACGVAQQCASPANGCNCDTNDNVWREDSGFLTQKSQLPVVELRFGDTGDSIEKGYHTLGKLRCYGMV; this is translated from the exons ATGCTTCTCACTGCAATGAAACCAGTGGTATTTGCTTTACTTTTGGTTGCTTTCTCGGCAAGAATCGCTAAGGCTTGGCTGCAAAGTAATCCTGGCAAGAAACAGCACAACTCTATGGCTTTCGGAAGCTTCCAGCCATATTATTATCATTCCTTAACGGCCACGAAAATTGTAACCTCCAAAGCGGAAGATGAATTGAGTTGTGCATTCACATGCATCGGTGAACCGAAGTGCTTTTCGTTCAACTTTGCAGCTTACCCAGACTCCCAGGGCTTGTACCCTTGCGAATTGTTAGACAACGACATGTTCCAGGCAAAGGCGAACATTCTAAGCAATGCTTCCTTTCATCATTTTAGCCCA CCACAGTCTCCTTGTCACAATCACAGCTGTCAAAATGAAAGCGAGTGTGTTCCTGACTTTGAAGAGAATTCATATCGCTGTAAATGTCATCCAGGGTTTGTCGGCCTTCATTGTGAACGGAAAG GTAAAAGCTGCAGTGAAATAAAATCTCACAACCCTGAGGCCACTAGTGGTTCTTATGCCATTGATCCTGATGGTGAAGGAGGCTGCGAACCCTTAGATGTCTTTTGTAACATGAGTGAAAATAATGGAATCGGCGTTACAGTGATTGGTCACGATAGTGAAAATAGAACGTTGGTTAATGGGCTTGAAAACCGAGGGAGTTACAGAAAGACCATTCAGTACTCTGGAGTGAGCTCCTCTTGTTTTTCACAGCTGTTCAACCTAACCAGAGAATCTTCCCACTGCGAACAGTTTATCAAATACGAATGCTATCACTCTGTTCTTCTTTACAATGGTGCTCCTTACGGCTGGTGGGAGTCACATGATCATGGAAAAATGAACTATTGGGGTGGAGCGGGACCAGTGGATTCCTATAAATGCGCATGCGGGGTAGCACAGCAGTGCGCAAGTCCTGCCAACGGCTGTAACTGCGACACAAACGATAACGTGTGGAGAGAGGACAGCGGTTTCCTAACGCAAAAGTCGCAACTTCCAGTCGTGGAGCTAAGATTTGGAGATACCGGGGATAGTATTGAGAAAGGCTATCACACTCTTGGAAAGCTCAGGTGTTATGGGATGGTTTAA